Proteins found in one Anopheles aquasalis chromosome 3, idAnoAquaMG_Q_19, whole genome shotgun sequence genomic segment:
- the LOC126574894 gene encoding gastrula zinc finger protein XlCGF28.1-like: MNVLCGTCGEQNDDPGEMQHIANFSEMYFVLTSINVHESESLAGCMVCAGCQEKLQELEQFRAMCIRVHESLIQVAADKERIGLNDVIHDDPGEKSFLHPESVSPSPDGHHTIEENRPITQSSDSDEGEAVCDDIVDESNSSEVPAGQICETLFEAATVPGTGRGIFLFGCTKCEKKFKTQTRLDGHLREHQGLKPAVCDICGKEFIKWFNLKMHIRHKHTDEQQPKVQCDFPGCQLTYTTVANMRKHRKSHDPNYMAPQPQQYICEQCGKSYTTAGALKAHTYSHTGDRPFACTLCEKKFVNSNKLRIHMMRHQGIKKYECPHCGMKKTTKNELRIHINHHTKERLSICSTCGQSFTSSGNLARHVRIVHRGIKAFKCQHCGQSFAKAETLKHHVMTHTGERPHACAECGKRFIQLVALRTHIKTHAKALGTATILRHDSTVKRNDQLYCGEDKSNPIV, encoded by the exons atgaatgtcCTTTGTGGTACCTGTGGAGAACAGAACGACGACCCGGGTGAGATGCAGCATATTGCAAACTTTTCGGAAATGTATTTCGTCCTTACATCAATTAACGTGCACGAGTCGGAGTCGTTGGCGGGGTGCATGGTTTGTGCCGGTTGCCAGGAAAAGCTGCAGGAACTGGAACAATTCCGTGCCATGTGTATTCGCGTTCACGAGTCTTTGATCCAG GTTGCTGCGGATAAGGAGCGAATAGGATTAAACGACGTAATACACGACGATCCGGGCGAGAAATCATTTCTGCACCCTGAATCCGTCAGCCCCAGTCCCGATGGTCATCATACGATAGAAGAGAACCGTCCGATCACCCAATCCAGCGATAGCGATGAAGGGGAAGCGGTGTGCGATGATATAGTAGATGAATCGAACTCGTCGGAAGTACCCGCCGGCCAGATCTGTGAGACGCTGTTTGAGGCTGCCACCGTTCCTGGCACCGGCCGAGGGATTTTCCTGTTCGGCTGTACGAAATGCGAGAAAAAGTTTAAAACACAAACCCGACTCGATGGCCACCTGAGGGAACACCAGGGGTTGAAGCCGGCCGTCTGCGACATCTGTGGGAAGGAGTTTATCAAGTGGTTCAACCTGAAGATGCACATACGCCACAAGCAcaccgacgagcagcagcccaaGGTTCAGTGTGATTTTCCTGGGTGCCAGCTCACCTACACGACCGTGGCCAACATGCGGAAGCATCGGAAATCGCACGATCCAAACTATATGGCACCCCAGCCTCAGCAGTACATCTGCGAGCAGTGTGGCAAGTCGTACACAACCGCAGGGGCACTAAAG gcacacacctACTCACATACCGGTGATCGACCGTTCGCGTGCACGCTGTGCGAGAAAAAGTttgtcaacagcaacaaactcCGGATACACATGATGCGCCATCAGGGAATTAAAAAGTACGAGTGTCCACACTGTGGGATGAAAAAGACGACCAAAAATGAGCTACGGATTCACATCAATCACCACACGAAGGAGCGCCTGTCGATCTGTAGCACGTGTGGTCAGTCGTTTACCAGTTCAG GCAACTTGGCGAGACACGTGCGCATCGTGCACCGCGGCATCAAAGCATTCAAGTGCCAACACTGTGGCCAATCGTTTGCGAAAGCGGAAACACTGAAGCACCACGTGATGACGCACACCGGCGAGCGGCCACATGCATGTGCGGAGTGTGGTAAACGCTTCATCCAGCTCGTAGCCCTCCGTACGCACATAAAAACGCATGCCAAGGCGTTGGGCACGGCCACGATTCTGCGCCACGACTCTACGGTAAAACGCAATGATCAATTGTACTGCGGTGAAGACAAAAGCAATCCGATAGTATAG